One stretch of Corynebacterium imitans DNA includes these proteins:
- a CDS encoding 6-phosphofructokinase: MRLATLTSGGDCPGLNAVIRGIVRTASAEYGSTVVGYQDGWVGLMEDRRVDLYDDAFIDSILLRGGTILGTGRLHPDKFKAGLDTIKENLADAEVDALIAIGGEGTLKGAKWLSDNGIPVVGVPKTIDNDVAATDYTFGFDTAVSVATDAIDRLHTTAESHNRILIVEVMGRHVGWIALHAGMAGGAHYTVIPEEPFDIADICKAMERRFQMGEKYGIVVVAEGAIPKEGTMDGGLGEEDEFGHITFNGMGQIVADEIKKRLGYDVRTTVLGHIQRGGTPTAYDRVLATRYGVHAARAAHNNNFDTCVALHGENIELVPLESAIAQLKTVPEHRYTTAKAMFG; the protein is encoded by the coding sequence ATGCGACTTGCGACACTGACTTCCGGCGGCGACTGCCCAGGCTTGAACGCCGTCATCCGTGGAATTGTCCGCACTGCCAGCGCCGAGTACGGCTCCACCGTAGTCGGCTACCAGGACGGCTGGGTCGGCCTCATGGAAGACCGCCGCGTCGACCTGTACGACGACGCCTTCATTGACTCGATCCTGCTGCGCGGCGGCACTATCTTAGGCACCGGCCGCCTCCACCCGGACAAGTTCAAGGCTGGGCTGGACACGATCAAAGAGAACCTGGCCGACGCGGAGGTCGATGCGTTGATCGCCATCGGCGGCGAGGGCACCCTCAAGGGCGCGAAGTGGCTCTCCGACAACGGGATTCCCGTGGTCGGCGTGCCGAAAACAATTGACAACGACGTTGCGGCGACCGACTACACATTCGGCTTCGACACCGCTGTGTCCGTGGCCACCGACGCGATCGACCGGCTGCACACGACTGCGGAATCGCACAACCGCATCCTCATCGTCGAGGTGATGGGCCGCCACGTCGGCTGGATCGCCCTGCACGCGGGCATGGCCGGCGGCGCGCACTACACCGTCATCCCGGAGGAACCCTTCGACATTGCCGATATCTGCAAGGCGATGGAACGGCGCTTCCAGATGGGGGAGAAGTACGGCATCGTCGTCGTCGCCGAGGGGGCCATCCCGAAAGAAGGCACCATGGACGGAGGCCTGGGCGAGGAAGACGAGTTCGGCCACATCACCTTCAACGGCATGGGCCAGATCGTCGCCGACGAGATCAAGAAGCGCCTGGGCTACGACGTGCGCACCACCGTGCTGGGCCACATCCAGCGCGGCGGCACACCGACAGCCTACGACCGCGTGCTGGCCACACGCTATGGCGTGCACGCGGCGCGCGCGGCGCACAACAACAACTTCGACACATGCGTGGCTCTGCACGGCGAGAACATCGAGCTCGTCCCGCTTGAGTCCGCGATCGCGCAGCTGAAGACCGTGCCGGAGCACCGCTACACCACCGCCAAGGCGATGTTCGGCTAA
- a CDS encoding mismatch-specific DNA-glycosylase, whose amino-acid sequence MRDRITDPCRLLVVGINPGRLSYAHDAPFAHPGNRFWPAFERAGITPYRVDATGGISEEDAAMLAELGIGFTNFVDRMTPRAADLKREELVAGGERVRVCVEKHKPRAVMVVGIGAYRDAYRKPGATRGLQPELLAGVPVWVVGNPSGLNAHETVDTLAESYREVWEASVGK is encoded by the coding sequence ATGCGCGACCGGATCACCGATCCCTGCCGCCTGCTGGTGGTCGGGATCAACCCCGGTCGCTTGAGCTACGCCCACGACGCCCCCTTCGCACATCCCGGCAACCGTTTCTGGCCCGCCTTTGAACGCGCGGGCATCACCCCGTACCGCGTCGACGCGACGGGCGGGATTTCGGAGGAAGACGCGGCGATGCTCGCCGAGCTGGGCATCGGCTTTACGAACTTCGTCGACCGCATGACGCCGCGCGCCGCGGACCTGAAGCGCGAGGAGCTTGTTGCTGGCGGAGAAAGGGTGCGGGTGTGCGTCGAAAAGCATAAGCCTCGCGCGGTAATGGTGGTGGGCATCGGTGCCTACCGCGACGCGTACCGCAAGCCTGGCGCCACCCGCGGGCTGCAACCGGAGCTCCTTGCTGGCGTGCCTGTGTGGGTGGTGGGCAACCCGAGCGGGCTCAACGCGCACGAAACGGTCGACACGCTGGCGGAAAGTTACCGCGAGGTGTGGGAGGCGAGCGTCGGGAAGTAG
- a CDS encoding amino acid-binding ACT domain protein, translating into MSYLIRVSLPDVPGSLGELAEAFGMIDANIQSVDIVDTVAAAGSEGAGMVTDDIVVELPTGTMVDTLITAVASVQGAEVDSIRPFTGRVDRRGQIQMLSRIVSAAGDEQRAMEELVGAIPRSMTSSWAVALRETEDGLVRVAASQAAPEDDGSHPEMANVDKARILLPDADTWVPEAWWLLDTALSITRLPGTDLVLVVGRVGGPDFLASEVAQIGDLGSIIGAILS; encoded by the coding sequence ATGTCTTACCTTATTCGCGTTTCCCTTCCGGACGTCCCGGGCAGCCTCGGCGAGCTCGCGGAGGCGTTCGGCATGATCGACGCCAACATCCAGTCCGTGGACATTGTGGACACCGTGGCTGCGGCGGGATCAGAGGGAGCCGGCATGGTCACCGACGACATCGTCGTGGAACTGCCCACGGGCACGATGGTGGATACGCTGATTACCGCCGTCGCGTCCGTGCAGGGTGCCGAGGTGGATTCGATCCGGCCGTTTACCGGGCGCGTGGATCGGCGCGGCCAGATCCAGATGCTCTCCCGCATCGTGTCAGCCGCAGGTGACGAGCAGCGCGCGATGGAAGAGCTCGTCGGCGCGATCCCGCGTTCGATGACGTCTTCGTGGGCGGTGGCACTGCGCGAGACCGAGGACGGCTTGGTCAGGGTTGCGGCGTCGCAAGCCGCGCCGGAGGACGACGGCTCGCACCCCGAGATGGCGAACGTAGATAAGGCGCGCATCCTGCTGCCGGATGCTGACACGTGGGTCCCCGAGGCCTGGTGGCTGCTGGACACTGCCCTGTCTATCACCCGCCTGCCAGGTACCGACCTGGTGCTCGTGGTCGGGCGCGTCGGCGGGCCGGACTTTTTGGCCTCCGAGGTCGCGCAGATCGGCGACCTCGGCAGCATTATTGGCGCGATCCTGAGCTAA
- a CDS encoding serine hydrolase domain-containing protein: protein MQNFKYGALGVGTLAALVTAALMLGFGPRQITLAEEHKGNAQLAAALERLARAEPGHHTLSALVYDQGEVTFGGLGADEHTEFEIGSITKTFNAELVRQLIDEDVITLDTTVGDILGESGTPIDTVTIEELLNHTAGLEAMGPLGIGDILWANLTEGGNAYRNDSPEDILAAAPDMELKDRGKEAYSNYGHALLGQLLARTTDTPYEELVRTRILEPAGMKNTYVAGPGGVDKQQLGRGLASNGRAAEPWDMNGWAPAGAIRSTAADMARYIEWVDEHGRPDYGWATLDEYTFHNGGTGGFRTMLVWDPDKPHRAVYVAGDTEAWVDEIGIELLKEEE from the coding sequence ATGCAGAATTTCAAGTACGGTGCCCTCGGCGTCGGCACACTCGCGGCGCTCGTCACTGCTGCACTCATGCTGGGTTTCGGCCCTCGCCAGATCACCCTGGCCGAAGAACACAAAGGCAATGCGCAACTTGCCGCCGCCCTCGAACGCTTAGCCAGGGCGGAGCCGGGCCACCACACGCTCTCCGCACTGGTCTACGACCAAGGCGAGGTCACCTTCGGCGGGCTCGGGGCCGACGAGCACACCGAGTTCGAGATCGGCTCAATCACCAAGACGTTCAACGCGGAGCTCGTGCGCCAGCTTATCGACGAGGACGTGATCACCCTCGACACCACCGTCGGCGACATCCTCGGCGAATCCGGGACACCGATCGATACAGTGACCATCGAGGAGCTGCTCAACCACACCGCCGGGCTTGAGGCGATGGGCCCGCTTGGTATTGGCGACATTCTCTGGGCCAACCTCACCGAAGGCGGCAACGCGTACCGCAACGACTCCCCCGAAGACATCCTCGCCGCTGCGCCGGACATGGAGCTTAAGGACCGTGGCAAGGAAGCCTACTCCAACTACGGGCACGCGCTGCTCGGCCAGCTGCTAGCGCGCACGACTGACACGCCCTACGAGGAACTCGTGCGCACTCGGATCCTCGAGCCGGCGGGGATGAAGAATACGTACGTGGCGGGGCCAGGGGGCGTCGACAAGCAGCAGCTCGGGCGCGGCCTAGCCAGCAACGGGCGCGCGGCCGAACCCTGGGACATGAACGGCTGGGCACCGGCGGGCGCTATCCGCTCGACTGCGGCCGACATGGCGCGCTACATCGAATGGGTCGACGAGCACGGCCGACCCGACTACGGCTGGGCAACTCTCGACGAATACACCTTCCACAACGGCGGGACCGGCGGTTTTCGCACCATGCTCGTGTGGGACCCGGACAAGCCGCACCGCGCGGTCTACGTCGCCGGTGACACAGAAGCCTGGGTCGATGAGATCGGCATCGAACTGCTTAAGGAGGAAGAATGA
- the gatB gene encoding Asp-tRNA(Asn)/Glu-tRNA(Gln) amidotransferase subunit GatB, with product MTAYDLMDYDEVLEKYDPVMGLEVHVELATETKMFSTSSAHFGAAPNTNIDPVSLGLPGALPVVNAKGVEWAIKIGLALNCKIAESSRFARKNYFYPDQPKNYQISQYDEPIAYDGYLDVQLEDGTEWRVEIERAHMEEDTGKLTHLGSTSGRITGATASLVDCNRAGVPLIEIVTKPIIGAGERAPEVAKAYVGALRELVKALGVSDARMDQGSMRCDANVSLRPIGQDEFGTRTETKNINSLKSVEQAVRFEMQRQAAALENGEEIVQETRHYQEKDGSTSKGRPKEEASEYRYFNDPDLPPVIAKPEWVEEIRQTLPELPWVRRARIQEEWQLPEKEFRDLVNAGALDLVVDTVEAGTTPDEARAWWVSYIQAKANEAGKELDALGVEPTDVARVVELVKEGKLTTKLGRQAIDGVIAGEGRVDEVVAARGLEVVRDDGAIEKAIDEALAANPDIVEKYRAGNKKVTGAIVGAVMKATQGKADPGEVNKMIAQKLA from the coding sequence ATGACTGCCTACGACTTGATGGATTACGACGAAGTACTGGAAAAGTACGACCCCGTGATGGGCCTCGAGGTGCACGTGGAGCTTGCGACGGAGACGAAGATGTTCTCCACGTCTTCCGCGCACTTCGGTGCCGCGCCGAACACGAACATCGACCCGGTTTCGCTCGGCCTGCCGGGCGCACTGCCGGTGGTCAACGCGAAGGGCGTCGAGTGGGCGATCAAGATCGGCCTGGCGCTGAACTGCAAGATTGCCGAGAGCTCCCGGTTCGCGCGCAAGAACTACTTTTACCCGGACCAGCCGAAGAACTACCAGATCTCGCAGTACGACGAGCCGATTGCCTACGACGGCTACCTCGACGTGCAGCTCGAGGACGGCACCGAGTGGCGCGTCGAGATCGAGCGCGCTCATATGGAGGAGGACACCGGCAAGCTGACGCACCTCGGCTCGACGTCGGGGCGCATCACCGGCGCGACTGCCTCGCTGGTGGACTGCAACCGCGCGGGCGTGCCGCTGATCGAGATTGTGACCAAGCCGATCATCGGCGCCGGCGAGCGCGCGCCCGAGGTGGCTAAGGCGTATGTCGGCGCACTGCGCGAGCTGGTCAAGGCGCTGGGCGTCTCCGACGCGCGCATGGACCAGGGCTCGATGCGCTGCGACGCCAACGTGTCGCTGCGCCCGATCGGGCAGGACGAATTCGGCACCCGTACCGAGACGAAGAACATCAACTCACTGAAGTCGGTCGAGCAGGCCGTCCGCTTCGAGATGCAGCGTCAGGCCGCCGCGCTGGAAAACGGCGAGGAGATCGTCCAGGAGACCCGCCACTACCAGGAAAAGGACGGCTCCACCTCGAAGGGCCGTCCGAAGGAGGAGGCGAGCGAGTACCGCTACTTCAACGACCCGGACTTGCCGCCGGTGATCGCGAAGCCGGAGTGGGTCGAGGAGATCCGCCAGACGCTGCCGGAGCTGCCGTGGGTGCGCCGCGCGCGCATCCAGGAGGAGTGGCAGCTGCCGGAGAAGGAGTTCCGCGACCTGGTCAACGCGGGCGCGCTCGATCTGGTGGTGGACACCGTCGAGGCCGGCACCACGCCGGACGAGGCGCGCGCCTGGTGGGTCTCCTACATCCAGGCAAAGGCGAACGAGGCGGGCAAGGAACTCGACGCACTCGGCGTCGAGCCGACGGACGTCGCCCGCGTGGTGGAGCTGGTCAAGGAAGGCAAGCTGACCACCAAGCTGGGCCGCCAGGCCATCGACGGCGTGATCGCGGGTGAGGGCCGCGTGGACGAGGTCGTCGCCGCCCGTGGGCTCGAGGTTGTGCGCGATGATGGCGCGATCGAGAAGGCCATCGACGAGGCGCTTGCTGCCAACCCGGACATCGTGGAGAAGTACCGGGCGGGCAACAAGAAGGTCACCGGCGCAATTGTCGGCGCGGTGATGAAGGCGACCCAGGGCAAGGCCGACCCGGGTGAGGTCAACAAGATGATCGCCCAGAAGCTCGCTTAG
- the gatA gene encoding Asp-tRNA(Asn)/Glu-tRNA(Gln) amidotransferase subunit GatA — MTQQTNYTIPAEGLVSKPAHELARMIQAGEVTSREVTQAFLDRIAETDETLGAFLHVGAEEALAAADAVDAQVKAGEEPASALAGVPLALKDLLVTTDAPTTAASKMLEGYMSPYDATVVKHLREAGIPILGKTNLDEFAMGSSTENSAYKVTRNPHDIERVPGGSGGGTAAALAAGQAPLGIGTDTGGSIRQPASLTGTVGVKPTYGGVSRYGVVACASSLDQVGPCANTVLDTALLHEIIGGHDEFDATSVDRPVGSLADAAREGASGDLNGVRIGRIKQFARPGTQDGVNARIDAAFAQLEAQGAEIVEVDCPRFDDVMGAYYIIQMSEVSSNLARFDGMRYGLRAGDDGKHSAEQVMAATRGAGFGDEVKRRIILGTYALSVGYFDAYYLQAQRVRTLIAQDFARAFEQVDVLAGPTVPSTAFKIGEKVDDPLAMYNFDLFTLPLNLAGLPGMSVPAGTTEDTGLPVGLQLIAPAFEDARLYRVGAAFEAGR, encoded by the coding sequence ATGACCCAGCAGACGAACTACACCATTCCCGCGGAGGGCCTTGTGTCCAAGCCCGCCCACGAGCTGGCCCGCATGATCCAGGCCGGTGAGGTCACCTCCCGCGAGGTCACCCAGGCCTTTTTGGACCGCATCGCGGAAACCGACGAGACGCTCGGGGCCTTCCTCCACGTCGGCGCGGAGGAAGCGCTCGCTGCGGCAGACGCCGTCGACGCGCAGGTCAAGGCGGGCGAGGAACCCGCTTCTGCGCTCGCTGGCGTGCCGCTGGCGCTGAAGGACCTCCTGGTCACCACCGATGCGCCGACGACCGCTGCGTCGAAGATGCTTGAGGGCTACATGAGCCCGTATGACGCGACCGTCGTGAAGCACTTGCGCGAGGCGGGCATCCCGATTCTTGGCAAGACCAACCTCGACGAGTTCGCGATGGGCTCTTCCACCGAGAACTCCGCGTACAAGGTCACCCGCAACCCGCACGACATTGAGCGCGTGCCGGGCGGCTCTGGCGGCGGCACCGCGGCAGCGCTCGCAGCGGGCCAGGCACCGCTGGGCATCGGCACCGACACCGGCGGCTCGATTCGTCAGCCGGCGTCGCTGACCGGCACCGTCGGGGTGAAGCCGACCTACGGCGGCGTGTCTCGCTACGGCGTCGTGGCGTGCGCCTCCTCCCTGGACCAGGTCGGCCCGTGCGCCAACACGGTGCTGGATACGGCTCTGCTACACGAGATCATCGGCGGCCACGACGAGTTCGACGCCACCAGCGTTGATCGCCCCGTGGGCTCGCTTGCCGACGCCGCCCGCGAGGGCGCATCCGGCGACCTCAACGGCGTGAGGATCGGCCGCATCAAGCAGTTCGCCCGCCCGGGCACCCAAGACGGCGTCAACGCGCGCATCGACGCAGCGTTTGCCCAGCTCGAGGCCCAAGGCGCGGAGATCGTGGAGGTCGACTGCCCGCGCTTCGACGACGTGATGGGCGCCTACTACATCATCCAGATGTCCGAGGTCTCCTCGAACCTCGCGCGCTTCGACGGCATGCGCTACGGCCTGCGCGCCGGCGACGATGGCAAGCACTCTGCTGAGCAGGTCATGGCCGCCACCCGCGGCGCAGGCTTCGGCGACGAGGTCAAGCGCCGCATCATCCTCGGCACCTACGCGCTCTCGGTGGGCTACTTCGACGCCTACTACCTGCAGGCCCAGCGCGTGCGCACCCTGATCGCGCAGGATTTCGCCCGCGCCTTCGAGCAGGTTGACGTGCTCGCGGGCCCGACCGTGCCCTCGACCGCCTTCAAGATCGGGGAGAAGGTCGACGACCCGCTGGCGATGTACAACTTCGACCTGTTCACCCTGCCGCTGAACCTCGCCGGCCTGCCGGGCATGTCCGTGCCTGCGGGCACCACCGAGGACACCGGCCTGCCGGTCGGCCTGCAGCTGATCGCCCCGGCCTTCGAGGACGCGCGCCTCTACCGCGTCGGTGCCGCTTTTGAAGCCGGCCGTTAA
- a CDS encoding MFS transporter → MPLLKPAVNPWNTLAALAAGYFLVLIDQGFMPVITPLLPFDVGSAVWLTSIYLLCTVAPMPATGKLGDAFGQRGVFLIGLAIYVAALVLAGVSWSFGSLMVARGLQGAGAAAFLPQAFGLIPRVFSSDTQGRAFAAWGVIGSVASLIGPVVGGTVADSLGWRAAFFAQAALGAVALIAGLIALPRLPRSGERVALLPVLLSFGGLGLLVYGIQFGQWPSIFFGALLIGVLVRSARNGTDNGFLPVELILHRSFALGALGVAAMGFSVASMFIPLMYWLQTVAGASPTASGAITAPMSVFALVLTPVAGYLTDRRNPGKLCAAGFSISAAGLALAIALIHMGAGVWWFTAVTSLLGIGGAFVWAPNAAVTMRGIPEHETGAASGLYNTVRQVGSVLGVALVGAVLVRGDIEQTAHVAMLLPLTAMLIGAASSLALRRDVG, encoded by the coding sequence GTGCCGCTTTTGAAGCCGGCCGTTAATCCCTGGAATACCCTCGCAGCCCTGGCTGCGGGGTATTTTCTTGTCCTGATCGATCAGGGCTTCATGCCCGTGATCACGCCGCTTTTGCCTTTCGACGTAGGCTCCGCCGTGTGGCTCACCAGCATCTACCTGCTGTGCACGGTGGCCCCGATGCCGGCGACGGGCAAACTCGGCGACGCCTTCGGGCAACGCGGCGTGTTCCTCATCGGCCTTGCCATTTACGTGGCCGCGCTGGTGCTCGCGGGCGTGTCCTGGTCCTTCGGGTCTCTGATGGTGGCGCGAGGCCTGCAGGGCGCGGGTGCCGCGGCGTTCTTGCCGCAGGCGTTCGGGCTGATCCCGCGCGTGTTCTCGTCGGACACACAGGGGCGGGCGTTCGCCGCGTGGGGCGTGATCGGCTCGGTGGCGTCCCTGATCGGCCCGGTCGTCGGCGGGACAGTAGCTGACAGCCTCGGCTGGCGCGCGGCGTTTTTTGCCCAGGCGGCACTTGGGGCGGTGGCGCTGATCGCCGGACTGATCGCGCTGCCGCGACTGCCGCGCAGCGGCGAGCGGGTCGCCCTGCTGCCTGTGCTGCTTTCCTTCGGCGGCCTTGGGCTGCTGGTTTACGGCATCCAGTTCGGGCAGTGGCCCTCGATCTTCTTCGGCGCGCTGCTAATCGGCGTGCTGGTGCGCTCAGCCCGCAACGGCACCGACAACGGATTTCTGCCCGTAGAGCTCATACTGCATCGCTCCTTCGCGCTAGGAGCCCTGGGCGTCGCCGCGATGGGCTTTAGCGTGGCGTCGATGTTCATCCCGCTGATGTACTGGCTGCAGACCGTCGCTGGTGCCTCACCGACCGCATCCGGCGCGATCACCGCGCCTATGTCAGTGTTCGCGTTGGTGCTGACCCCGGTCGCCGGGTACCTGACGGACCGGCGCAACCCGGGCAAGCTCTGCGCCGCTGGCTTCAGCATTTCCGCGGCCGGGCTGGCACTCGCTATCGCGCTGATCCACATGGGGGCGGGCGTGTGGTGGTTCACTGCCGTGACCTCGCTACTGGGCATCGGCGGTGCGTTCGTCTGGGCACCGAATGCGGCGGTGACCATGCGCGGCATCCCTGAGCACGAAACCGGTGCCGCCTCCGGGCTCTACAACACCGTGCGCCAGGTCGGCAGCGTGCTCGGCGTCGCGCTCGTGGGTGCGGTGCTTGTGCGCGGCGACATCGAGCAGACCGCGCACGTCGCGATGCTGCTGCCGCTCACGGCGATGCTTATCGGCGCAGCGAGCTCGTTAGCCCTGCGCCGCGACGTCGGGTGA
- a CDS encoding cytochrome P450, with translation MHANNLPSAPTADTDPRAYGDTQLAADRRLVRSGDEVVVLGNAQARAVAEDPAHYSSGVSRFMQLPNGLDGAQHEQFRSLIDAYLTPEALDPFEPAFRKAARSVAADIRAGRAEGISLTEPVDAVADIGAPFAVRAMLAWLGWPEHMETRLIEWVADNNAATRSGEIERTAAVAEAFDDMIREVVEPLKAGTDGTAQARDALSPLLGKDHAFPAPSVTEQLVNDRSLGRPLEFEELVSILRNWTAGDLSSMAYCIGVLIHALAGNEPVRRRLHAGVSHEEFTAIADEILRQDSPFVSNRRVTTCPVNLDGVELPEGQRVRIHWTAANRDPDAVGEPDAFAPGESGNAAANLVWCAGPHACPGKYLSMLELKCFTEELLAVFELTQVDEGGARREAYPVGGWAELPTYLKVRE, from the coding sequence ATGCACGCGAACAACCTGCCATCCGCACCAACCGCCGATACCGACCCGCGCGCGTACGGCGACACCCAGCTCGCCGCAGACCGCCGGCTTGTGCGCAGCGGCGACGAGGTCGTCGTGCTTGGCAATGCGCAAGCCCGCGCCGTCGCCGAGGATCCGGCCCACTATTCCTCCGGGGTGTCCCGCTTCATGCAGCTGCCCAACGGCCTCGACGGTGCGCAGCACGAGCAATTTCGCTCGCTTATCGACGCCTACCTCACCCCCGAGGCACTCGACCCCTTCGAACCAGCGTTTCGGAAAGCCGCTCGCAGCGTAGCGGCCGATATTCGCGCCGGCAGGGCAGAAGGCATCTCACTTACAGAGCCCGTCGACGCGGTCGCCGACATCGGCGCGCCGTTTGCGGTGCGCGCCATGCTCGCGTGGCTCGGGTGGCCGGAGCACATGGAAACGCGCCTTATCGAATGGGTAGCAGACAACAACGCCGCGACCCGCTCCGGCGAGATTGAGCGCACCGCAGCGGTTGCAGAGGCCTTCGACGACATGATCCGCGAAGTGGTCGAGCCCTTGAAGGCCGGCACAGACGGCACCGCGCAAGCGCGTGACGCGCTTTCCCCCTTGCTCGGAAAAGACCACGCCTTCCCGGCACCAAGTGTGACCGAGCAACTGGTCAACGACAGAAGCCTCGGTCGCCCCCTCGAATTCGAAGAGCTCGTCTCCATACTGCGTAACTGGACCGCCGGGGACTTAAGCTCGATGGCCTACTGCATAGGCGTGTTGATCCACGCGCTTGCCGGCAACGAGCCGGTGCGGCGCCGCCTACACGCCGGGGTATCGCACGAAGAGTTCACTGCGATCGCGGATGAGATTCTGCGCCAAGACTCGCCCTTTGTCAGCAACCGGCGCGTGACCACCTGCCCGGTCAACCTGGACGGGGTAGAGCTGCCAGAAGGCCAACGTGTCCGCATCCACTGGACAGCCGCGAACCGTGACCCAGACGCGGTCGGCGAGCCGGACGCATTTGCGCCAGGGGAGAGCGGCAACGCGGCCGCCAACCTGGTCTGGTGCGCAGGCCCGCACGCCTGCCCGGGCAAATACCTGTCCATGCTCGAGCTGAAGTGCTTTACCGAAGAACTGCTCGCAGTCTTCGAGCTGACGCAGGTCGACGAGGGCGGAGCGCGCCGGGAGGCCTACCCGGTTGGGGGTTGGGCCGAGCTGCCGACCTATCTCAAAGTGCGGGAGTAG
- a CDS encoding ArsR/SmtB family transcription factor → MTSDASRLDALEARVAALESALAGSSDTPSRDMDLPDLPTAMRALEGCDNGAVAFGGSVTTDSGTYDYQWARPTEWVSAHDWSEQIERLAALAHPVRGEILRHLLAAPATAADLVAAEVVTSTGTAYHHLNALHAAGWVDKEHGAFVLRPARVIPLMAIITAAEAH, encoded by the coding sequence ATGACCTCTGATGCATCACGACTCGACGCACTCGAAGCGCGTGTGGCAGCCCTGGAATCAGCGCTCGCAGGCAGCTCGGACACCCCTTCACGAGACATGGATCTGCCTGACCTGCCCACGGCAATGCGCGCGCTCGAGGGCTGCGACAACGGCGCGGTGGCCTTCGGCGGATCGGTGACCACAGACTCCGGGACCTATGACTACCAGTGGGCTCGCCCGACGGAGTGGGTGTCAGCACACGACTGGTCGGAGCAAATCGAACGACTCGCAGCACTCGCCCACCCCGTGCGCGGCGAGATCCTGCGGCACTTGCTCGCCGCACCCGCGACTGCCGCCGACTTGGTCGCCGCCGAGGTGGTCACCTCCACGGGCACGGCGTATCACCACCTCAACGCGCTGCACGCGGCCGGCTGGGTGGACAAAGAACACGGCGCATTCGTGCTCCGCCCGGCGCGCGTGATTCCGCTGATGGCGATTATCACGGCAGCGGAGGCACACTAA
- the gatC gene encoding Asp-tRNA(Asn)/Glu-tRNA(Gln) amidotransferase subunit GatC, translating into MAEISREEVARIARLARIALQDDELEQISQQLDQIIDAVSKVQSVDTEGVEPMSHPHSIDAGMRPDVEKKTLTQAQALDQAPEVEEERFVVPQILGEADE; encoded by the coding sequence TTGGCTGAGATTTCCCGCGAGGAGGTCGCCCGCATCGCCCGGCTTGCCCGCATCGCGCTGCAGGACGACGAGCTCGAGCAGATTTCCCAACAGCTCGACCAGATCATCGACGCTGTCTCGAAGGTGCAGAGTGTCGACACGGAGGGCGTAGAGCCGATGAGCCACCCGCACTCCATCGATGCGGGTATGCGCCCGGACGTGGAGAAGAAGACACTGACGCAGGCACAGGCGCTGGACCAGGCGCCCGAGGTGGAAGAGGAGCGCTTCGTTGTGCCGCAGATCCTGGGGGAGGCTGACGAGTAA